The following coding sequences are from one Nicotiana tomentosiformis chromosome 3, ASM39032v3, whole genome shotgun sequence window:
- the LOC138907875 gene encoding uncharacterized protein, with protein MSVPPGNREGQSTARPPLFNGQYYSWWKNRIRDHIIGEDYELWDIVTDGHLATMKKNDEGVDVPKTRADCIAEDLRKWEKNAKAKKWLVCGLGPDEYSRIQSCTTAKEIWDTLQVAHEGTAQVKRSIGTLLYSQYENFSMKEGETIQEIYTRFTTLTNKLKSLGRTLLEEDKAEKILTRVLPVSWESKITAIQESKNIATLKLDKLIENLTAYELRRQTMKMDVPKKERSLALRITEGADLEEDEMAMITKDFKKYLMRGKGSSRGGNYNKARVPEKMTNEGCYKCGKTNHHIKNCPQWEIEWKKERSERRNRKKEQVHPKKNKG; from the coding sequence atgagtgtaCCACCTGGGAACCGGGAAGGACAATCAACTGCTAGGCCTCCACTCTTCAATGGACAGTACTACTCCTGGTGGAAGAACAGAATAAGAGACCACATAATTGGAGAAGACTacgagctatgggacattgttaCTGATGGTCATTTGGCTACcatgaagaagaatgatgaaggagtagatgtgccaaagacaagagctgaCTGCATTGCTGAGGACTTGAGAAAGTGGGAAAAGAATGCTAaggccaagaaatggcttgtgtgtggacttggtccagacgAGTACAGTAGAATTCAAAGttgtactactgctaaggaaatttgggacaccttgcaagtggctcatgaaggaactgCTCAGGTGAAGAGGTCCATAGGTActttactatattctcaatatgagaatttctcTATGAAGGAAGGAGAGACTATCCAAGAGAtatatacaaggttcaccacactgacTAATAAACTGAAGTCTCTTGGAAGGACTCTTCTTGAAGAAGACAAAGCTGAGAAGATTCTGACTAGGGTTTTACCAGTTTCTTGGGAAAGCAAAATCACTGCAATTCAGGAATCTAAGAACATTGCAACTCTTAAACTGGATAAGCTGATTGAAAATCTCACTGCGTATGAACTTAGAAGGCagaccatgaagatggatgtgcccaagaaggaaaggagcctggcactcagaatcaccgAAGGTGCTGATCTGGAggaagatgaaatggctatgatcaccaaggacttcaagaaaTACCTTATGAGAGGAAAAGGTTCTTCAAGAGGTGGAAATTACAATAAAGCAAGGGTTCCTGAAAAAATGACCAATgagggctgctacaagtgtgggaagACTAATCATCACATCAAGAActgccctcaatgggaaattgaatggaagaaggaaagatctGAACGAAGGaataggaagaaggaacaggttcatcccaagaagaacaaaggataa